The Pseudarthrobacter sulfonivorans genome includes a window with the following:
- a CDS encoding TetR/AcrR family transcriptional regulator — translation MTKRKDAEKPTSGEEANDSSSKDQRILEVAADEFAAVGFAAVRIDKIAALAKCNKQLIYYYFGSKENLYEAVLAKMVEKMASYWAETENLKLEDTLSYRFANLSRDVERWRRLLIWEGLEIDAEDGDELRLQEVRAQSVGRQTETIRRAQDRGEIDPGIDPAMLTLFLTLMASGPAAFPQLTRMITGDKPNSPEFAARQNKFFRTLVHPITGAGRLERDVALDEEKDPVNAEH, via the coding sequence ATGACAAAACGAAAAGACGCAGAGAAGCCGACGTCCGGCGAAGAAGCAAACGACTCCTCCTCGAAGGACCAGCGGATCCTGGAAGTAGCTGCCGACGAGTTTGCCGCGGTCGGCTTTGCCGCCGTTCGAATCGATAAGATCGCTGCCCTGGCGAAGTGCAACAAGCAGTTGATCTATTACTATTTCGGCAGCAAGGAGAACCTCTACGAAGCGGTTCTGGCGAAAATGGTCGAGAAGATGGCGTCGTACTGGGCTGAGACGGAAAATCTCAAGCTTGAAGACACACTTTCGTATCGATTTGCCAACTTGTCGAGAGATGTTGAGCGGTGGCGGAGACTTCTTATCTGGGAAGGCCTTGAAATCGACGCGGAGGACGGCGACGAACTCCGCCTGCAGGAAGTGCGCGCCCAGTCGGTCGGTCGGCAGACTGAGACCATTAGGCGAGCACAAGATCGAGGCGAAATAGATCCAGGCATCGATCCGGCGATGCTCACTCTGTTCCTCACCTTGATGGCCAGCGGGCCGGCCGCCTTCCCTCAACTAACACGCATGATCACTGGCGACAAACCAAACTCTCCTGAGTTCGCCGCTCGCCAGAACAAGTTCTTCCGCACCCTTGTCCATCCGATTACCGGTGCAGGACGTCTTGAAAGAGATGTCGCCCTAGACGAAGAGAAAGACCCAGTAAACGCCGAGCATTGA
- a CDS encoding cytochrome P450 has product MAAATDQSTKIPDLTDPQTFADGVPHEVFDVLREREGLYWQPAAFGTRNGGFWAVTRYADIVEIEKNSADFTITLGNQFPGSDGAFAALRDDMLVMDPPRHTKIRRAATAAFTPRVVANFDPWIREIVNEILDETLPLGEFDYIEAVARHLPARVIARVMGIPRDQRERIVKHVDAVFAATMAPDAGVSMFGVMEGFFGYAKELQETKLHAPQDDMVTALSQLVEKGDLDQNQYEQYVQLLVMAGYETTHTLIGQSMRMVVEDPEVAAAADKAVAEGNSTRLVDEFLRYTCPVMNMVRCATRDMEVFGETIRKDDVMQMYFTAANRDPAVFSEPHRFNPSRPETATLSFGSGAHKCIASALAKLEVSILFEELHARGVKLELNGEPGRGQNVWINQLHSLPVRVIR; this is encoded by the coding sequence ATGGCAGCAGCCACAGATCAAAGCACCAAAATTCCGGATCTCACGGATCCGCAGACGTTCGCCGACGGTGTTCCGCACGAGGTCTTCGACGTCCTCCGCGAACGAGAGGGCCTGTACTGGCAGCCCGCTGCTTTTGGTACGCGCAACGGTGGCTTCTGGGCGGTAACCCGGTACGCCGACATCGTGGAGATCGAGAAGAACTCAGCAGACTTCACCATTACTCTCGGAAATCAGTTCCCCGGCTCTGACGGTGCCTTTGCCGCACTGCGCGATGACATGCTGGTCATGGATCCTCCGCGGCACACTAAGATCCGACGTGCGGCCACGGCGGCATTCACGCCACGCGTCGTGGCCAATTTTGATCCGTGGATTCGTGAGATCGTCAACGAGATCCTGGACGAGACCCTACCGCTGGGAGAGTTCGACTACATCGAAGCGGTCGCGCGCCACCTGCCTGCTCGTGTGATCGCACGTGTCATGGGCATTCCCCGCGATCAGCGAGAGCGCATCGTGAAACATGTCGACGCAGTCTTCGCCGCGACCATGGCGCCCGATGCTGGCGTGTCGATGTTCGGGGTCATGGAGGGATTCTTCGGCTATGCCAAGGAACTGCAGGAGACGAAGCTTCATGCCCCGCAGGACGACATGGTCACGGCTCTATCGCAACTCGTCGAGAAGGGGGACCTCGATCAGAACCAGTACGAGCAGTACGTCCAGCTTCTCGTGATGGCTGGGTACGAGACGACGCACACGCTCATTGGCCAGTCGATGCGGATGGTGGTCGAGGACCCGGAGGTTGCCGCAGCTGCGGACAAGGCGGTCGCCGAGGGCAACAGCACTCGATTGGTCGACGAGTTCCTGCGCTACACGTGCCCGGTGATGAACATGGTCAGGTGCGCGACGCGCGATATGGAGGTCTTCGGCGAGACAATCCGCAAAGACGATGTCATGCAGATGTACTTCACCGCCGCCAACCGCGACCCTGCAGTTTTCAGCGAACCCCACAGGTTCAACCCTTCGCGACCCGAGACGGCGACCTTGAGCTTCGGAAGTGGTGCTCACAAGTGCATTGCCAGTGCGTTGGCAAAGCTCGAGGTCAGCATCCTCTTCGAAGAGCTTCACGCACGGGGAGTCAAGCTGGAGCTGAACGGTGAACCCGGCCGCGGCCAGAACGTGTGGATCAACCAGCTCCACTCGCTGCCAGTTCGCGTGATCCGCTAG
- a CDS encoding SDR family NAD(P)-dependent oxidoreductase: MTTAARFAGRTAIVTGGGGGQGREACLLFAAEGASVMVTDIDKAAADATAELITDRGGVAHSLKVDVSSEEDIKTMVSSTIERFGQVDILLNNAGVGFSASSRLTMAGVVDTPTDHWDAILNINLRSVALACKYVLPHMAARRSGTIVNTSSISGLTSVPGADAYTAAKGGIISLTRVMASDWGKHGIRVNCICPGAVDTPMIREALAAGLGELVATRTALGRPGRPEEIAKVAAFLASDDASYVTGAVIPVDGGWTSQ, from the coding sequence ATGACTACTGCTGCACGCTTCGCCGGACGGACTGCCATCGTGACAGGCGGCGGCGGTGGCCAGGGTCGCGAGGCCTGCCTGCTATTCGCTGCTGAAGGGGCGTCGGTCATGGTTACGGACATCGACAAGGCCGCTGCCGACGCCACCGCGGAGCTGATCACGGACCGCGGTGGTGTCGCCCATTCACTCAAAGTTGACGTGTCCTCCGAGGAGGACATCAAAACCATGGTCAGCAGTACCATCGAACGATTTGGCCAGGTCGACATACTACTCAACAATGCGGGCGTGGGATTCTCCGCGTCATCGCGTCTGACGATGGCGGGCGTTGTCGACACTCCCACAGACCACTGGGACGCGATCCTCAATATCAACCTCAGGAGCGTCGCGCTGGCATGCAAGTATGTCCTGCCCCACATGGCAGCGCGCCGATCCGGAACGATAGTAAACACGTCGTCAATCAGTGGCTTGACGAGCGTGCCCGGCGCCGACGCGTACACGGCCGCCAAGGGTGGCATCATTTCGCTGACACGGGTCATGGCTAGCGACTGGGGCAAACACGGTATACGCGTCAACTGCATCTGCCCCGGAGCCGTGGACACGCCTATGATTCGCGAAGCACTCGCAGCCGGGCTAGGCGAGCTTGTTGCTACTCGAACGGCATTGGGTCGCCCCGGGAGACCCGAGGAGATAGCCAAGGTTGCGGCATTCTTGGCATCCGACGACGCATCCTACGTCACCGGTGCCGTGATTCCGGTTGACGGCGGATGGACCTCTCAGTAG